Proteins from a single region of Candidatus Limnocylindrales bacterium:
- a CDS encoding O-acetyl-ADP-ribose deacetylase — MPVLSLVVGDITKQKVDAIVNAANTRLVGGGGVDGAIHRAGGPAIMLECNRIRAEKGGCPTGSAVATTAGNLAAKKVIHTVGPVWSGGRRGEADLLASAYRSSLELAASLGLRTVAFPSISTGVYAYPLKEAASIALSSIQRVLDERPQDFDEVAMVLFSDRDFRIYESVRIELEDRRTQRA; from the coding sequence ATGCCGGTACTCTCGCTCGTCGTCGGCGACATCACGAAGCAGAAGGTCGACGCGATCGTCAACGCCGCCAACACGCGCCTGGTCGGCGGCGGCGGCGTGGATGGAGCGATCCATCGCGCGGGCGGCCCCGCGATCATGCTCGAATGCAACCGGATCCGGGCCGAGAAGGGCGGTTGCCCGACCGGCAGCGCCGTTGCGACGACCGCCGGAAACCTTGCCGCAAAGAAAGTGATTCACACCGTCGGTCCGGTATGGAGCGGCGGGCGCCGCGGTGAGGCGGATCTGCTTGCGAGTGCGTATCGATCGAGCCTCGAGTTGGCGGCGTCGCTCGGACTTCGCACCGTCGCATTTCCGTCGATCAGCACGGGTGTCTACGCCTATCCGCTGAAGGAAGCCGCCAGCATCGCGCTTTCCTCGATTCAGCGCGTGCTCGACGAGCGGCCTCAGGATTTCGACGAAGTCGCGATGGTCCTGTTTTCCGACCGCGACTTCCGGATCTATGAGAGCGTTCGAATCGAGCTCGAAGACCGACGCACGCAGCGCGCGTAA
- the fabR gene encoding HTH-type transcriptional repressor FabR, protein MPVRDAVPGRAPDGTGSRAAQKQRTRGMLMDAALRLMSSGRSYTSLGLREITREAGVVPTSFYRHFADLDELGLALVEETGLTLRRLLRDARRAGVPPIRIIDHSVRIYRQFVREHRLHILFMASERWGGSPLIRRSIRYETQHFATEMAQDLRELSLLPSLSMRTLQMVCGLVVNTMLNAASDFIDLPPDQPQVEEELTQNFVLQLRVIFLGATQWKDKV, encoded by the coding sequence GTGCCCGTCCGCGACGCCGTGCCGGGCCGCGCACCCGACGGAACCGGCTCGCGCGCCGCACAGAAGCAGCGCACACGCGGCATGCTCATGGACGCCGCGCTTCGGCTGATGAGCAGCGGCCGCAGCTACACCAGCCTCGGGCTTCGTGAGATCACGCGCGAGGCCGGCGTGGTGCCGACGTCGTTCTACCGCCACTTCGCCGATCTCGACGAGCTCGGCCTCGCACTCGTCGAGGAAACCGGCCTGACGCTGCGACGGCTTCTTCGCGATGCGCGGCGCGCCGGCGTGCCGCCGATCCGCATCATCGATCATTCGGTGCGCATCTACCGGCAGTTCGTGCGCGAGCACCGGCTGCACATCCTGTTCATGGCGAGCGAGCGCTGGGGCGGCTCGCCGCTGATCCGGCGTTCGATCCGCTACGAGACGCAGCACTTCGCCACCGAAATGGCGCAGGATCTCCGCGAGCTCAGCCTTCTTCCCAGCCTTTCGATGCGAACGCTGCAGATGGTCTGCGGCCTCGTCGTCAACACGATGCTCAACGCCGCGAGCGATTTCATCGATCTTCCTCCCGACCAGCCGCAGGTCGAGGAAGAGCTGACGCAGAACTTCGTGCTGCAGCTGCGCGTGATCTTCCTCGGGGCGACGCAGTGGAAGGACAAGGTCTGA
- a CDS encoding DUF2889 domain-containing protein: MPDIRAIYHRTKQTNIYPLAEDRFLIEALLRDEVHDVVVEVEILHPSLEIAAARSEIRNGPFTNVCNLTHVNMNALVGMKVGRGFTLAARAAVGGTGGCHRISELVVEIAQAAYQLHFVQFFQSVPKEIRERADVPIERWRAVNAAIPGMRNTCFSYNDEHEQLIEEKASPLRLLEQQMPVRSFAD, from the coding sequence ATGCCTGACATTCGCGCGATCTATCACCGTACGAAGCAAACCAATATTTATCCGCTCGCAGAAGACCGCTTTCTTATCGAGGCGCTGCTTCGAGACGAAGTTCATGATGTCGTCGTCGAAGTGGAGATTCTGCATCCTTCGCTCGAGATTGCGGCGGCGCGCAGTGAGATTCGCAATGGGCCGTTTACGAACGTCTGCAACCTGACGCATGTGAACATGAATGCTCTGGTCGGGATGAAAGTGGGGCGCGGGTTCACGCTGGCGGCGCGCGCGGCGGTTGGCGGGACCGGGGGCTGTCATCGCATATCCGAGCTCGTGGTCGAGATTGCGCAGGCGGCGTACCAGCTTCACTTCGTGCAGTTCTTTCAGTCGGTGCCGAAGGAGATTCGCGAGCGCGCGGACGTGCCGATCGAGCGCTGGCGCGCGGTCAATGCGGCGATACCGGGAATGCGCAATACGTGCTTCAGCTACAACGATGAGCACGAGCAGCTGATCGAGGAGAAGGCTTCGCCGCTGCGGCTGCTCGAGCAGCAGATGCCGGTCCGCAGTTTCGCCGACTGA
- a CDS encoding TA system VapC family ribonuclease toxin — protein MIAVDTNVLVHAHRGESRHYRAAYSCLANLCENTEAWAIPWPCIHEFLSIATNTWAFARASSPAEALRQVDVWLESPGLVLLEETVRHWSILLNLVRSSRATGGRIHDARIAAICLEHGVRELWTADRDFARFPELATFNPLTDDQVHETPAGYAAVLRARTAGRRRALTGISAR, from the coding sequence GTGATCGCGGTCGATACGAACGTCCTCGTTCATGCGCATCGCGGAGAATCCAGACACTACCGGGCCGCGTACTCCTGTCTTGCGAACCTTTGCGAGAACACTGAAGCCTGGGCGATTCCCTGGCCGTGCATTCACGAGTTTCTTTCCATCGCTACCAACACATGGGCGTTCGCGCGGGCGAGCTCCCCTGCAGAAGCGCTTCGGCAGGTTGATGTCTGGCTCGAATCGCCTGGTCTCGTGCTGCTTGAAGAGACCGTGCGACACTGGTCGATTCTTTTGAATCTGGTTCGCAGCTCCCGAGCGACTGGCGGGCGCATTCATGACGCACGAATCGCAGCAATCTGCCTCGAGCATGGTGTGCGGGAGCTCTGGACGGCAGACCGTGACTTCGCGCGCTTTCCCGAGCTCGCGACGTTCAATCCTCTTACCGACGATCAGGTGCATGAGACACCGGCGGGATACGCAGCGGTGCTGCGCGCACGCACCGCCGGGCGCCGCCGCGCGCTGACCGGAATCTCCGCCCGCTGA
- a CDS encoding ABC-F family ATP-binding cassette domain-containing protein yields the protein MSLVVIENSELAFGGRTIFTDLNLRIGEEDRIGLVGRNGSGKSSLLRVLVGQQEPDRGSIRRAGTIRIGYLPQELDVEGGKTLIDSVLSSVPGRARLEQTLEVVEHELAEATTESEQMELSEKLATLHDDLSHFDTNYSPHEAYSILDGLGFRTGDATRDLSEFSGGWKMRGVMASLLFQKPDLLLMDEPTNHLDVVTVGWLADFLKRYRNAMILICHDRDFLNEQVSRIVSYEVEGVRQYNGNYEDYRRQRAEEAEILERRAVNQQRIREQTEKFITRFRAQANKAAAVQSRVKKLEKLEDVTLLGTERTLRFRFPPCERAGTDTVILNDLGHRYGDVQVFEHAEGVVRRGDKVAIIGPNGAGKTTLLRILAGEIAPAKGDFRLGHNVKVGYYAQHVTEKLDLRSSIFDEVWQNSAYDDLTQVRKVLGTFLFSDDDVDKKIAVLSGGEKARVALARLMVDPGNLLLMDEPTNHLDLESSEALADALGTYDGTLIFVSHNRSFVRHLATRIWYVHDNCVEEFPGTMDEFMYHLAAQRAGAEAAAKAEKRQAKLKEPEMPVAAPSQAGAGVAAPADRAVRQPPAARSKEEKARDRATDRESQKKRRDLEKRIQEYEKRISELETLQGGRSTELSQPDVYADKNRYGTLLSSYTEDQKKLEELMLRWEQAQADLASLAG from the coding sequence ATGTCGCTCGTCGTCATCGAAAACAGTGAGCTCGCCTTCGGTGGCCGCACGATCTTCACCGATCTGAATCTCCGCATCGGCGAGGAAGACCGTATCGGTCTCGTCGGTCGCAACGGCTCCGGCAAATCGTCGCTGCTGCGCGTGCTCGTCGGCCAGCAGGAGCCCGATCGCGGCTCGATCCGCCGCGCCGGCACGATCCGCATCGGGTACCTGCCGCAGGAGCTCGACGTCGAGGGCGGAAAAACGCTGATCGACAGCGTGCTGTCGAGTGTGCCGGGCCGCGCGCGACTCGAGCAGACGCTCGAGGTCGTCGAGCACGAGCTCGCCGAAGCCACGACCGAATCCGAGCAGATGGAGCTTTCCGAGAAACTCGCGACGCTGCACGACGACCTGTCGCACTTCGACACCAACTACTCGCCGCACGAAGCCTACAGCATCCTCGACGGGCTCGGATTCCGCACGGGCGACGCGACCCGCGACCTGTCCGAGTTCAGCGGCGGATGGAAGATGCGCGGGGTCATGGCCTCCCTGCTGTTCCAGAAGCCGGACCTGCTCTTGATGGACGAGCCCACCAACCACCTCGACGTCGTGACCGTCGGCTGGCTTGCGGACTTCCTCAAGCGCTACCGCAACGCGATGATCCTGATCTGCCACGACCGCGATTTCCTGAACGAGCAGGTCTCGCGGATCGTCTCGTACGAAGTCGAAGGCGTGCGGCAGTACAACGGCAACTACGAGGATTACCGGCGCCAGCGCGCCGAGGAAGCCGAGATCCTCGAACGTCGCGCCGTCAACCAGCAGAGGATCCGCGAGCAGACCGAGAAGTTCATCACGCGCTTCCGCGCGCAGGCGAACAAGGCTGCGGCGGTGCAGAGCCGCGTCAAGAAGCTCGAGAAGCTCGAGGACGTCACGCTGCTCGGCACCGAACGGACGCTGCGCTTTCGGTTTCCGCCGTGCGAGCGCGCCGGGACCGACACGGTGATCCTCAACGATCTCGGACACCGCTACGGCGACGTCCAGGTGTTCGAGCATGCCGAAGGTGTGGTGCGCCGCGGCGACAAGGTCGCGATCATCGGCCCGAACGGCGCCGGCAAGACGACGCTGCTTCGCATCCTGGCCGGCGAGATCGCGCCTGCAAAAGGCGACTTCCGGCTCGGGCACAACGTCAAGGTCGGCTACTACGCGCAGCACGTCACCGAGAAGCTCGATCTGCGGAGTTCGATCTTCGACGAAGTCTGGCAGAACAGCGCGTACGACGACCTGACCCAGGTCCGCAAAGTCCTCGGCACGTTCCTGTTCTCGGACGACGACGTCGACAAGAAGATCGCGGTGCTGTCCGGAGGCGAGAAAGCACGCGTTGCGCTCGCGCGCCTGATGGTCGACCCCGGCAACCTCCTGCTGATGGACGAGCCGACCAACCATCTCGACCTCGAGTCGTCCGAAGCGCTCGCCGATGCGCTCGGTACGTACGACGGCACACTCATCTTCGTCAGCCACAACCGCAGCTTCGTGCGCCATCTCGCGACGCGAATCTGGTACGTGCACGACAACTGCGTCGAGGAATTCCCCGGCACGATGGACGAGTTCATGTACCATCTGGCCGCGCAGCGCGCGGGTGCCGAGGCGGCCGCCAAAGCAGAGAAGCGCCAGGCGAAATTGAAAGAACCGGAGATGCCGGTTGCCGCGCCGTCGCAGGCGGGCGCTGGTGTAGCGGCGCCGGCCGACCGCGCGGTCCGGCAACCGCCTGCTGCTCGGTCAAAAGAAGAAAAGGCGCGCGACCGCGCGACCGATCGCGAATCGCAGAAGAAACGGCGCGACCTCGAGAAACGCATCCAGGAATACGAAAAGCGCATCTCCGAGCTCGAAACGCTGCAGGGCGGCCGCAGCACCGAGCTTTCCCAGCCCGACGTCTATGCAGACAAGAACCGTTACGGCACGCTTCTGTCGTCGTACACCGAGGATCAGAAGAAGCTCGAAGAGCTGATGCTGCGCTGGGAACAGGCGCAGGCCGACCTGGCTTCGCTGGCGGGCTGA
- a CDS encoding type II toxin-antitoxin system VapB family antitoxin — MKTTIEISEPLLAKAKALAAREKTTLRALIEEGLREILLRKGRPKPFKLKDASFKGGGGLTPEMEAKGGWAKLHEAAYPGFFDDEVDEGQS, encoded by the coding sequence ATGAAGACGACCATCGAGATCTCCGAGCCATTGCTGGCGAAAGCCAAGGCGCTGGCTGCACGCGAGAAGACCACCTTGCGGGCGCTGATCGAGGAAGGCCTGCGGGAAATCCTGCTCCGCAAGGGCCGTCCGAAGCCGTTCAAGCTCAAGGACGCGAGCTTCAAGGGCGGCGGCGGTCTTACGCCGGAGATGGAGGCGAAAGGCGGCTGGGCGAAGCTGCACGAAGCAGCCTATCCCGGATTCTTCGACGATGAAGTCGACGAGGGGCAGTCGTGA
- a CDS encoding class I SAM-dependent methyltransferase produces the protein MTTASTASSGSAGASPICNLCGSADIATYHDQGWRRVVECRRCGLVFVDPMPTFEQKAEIERLAYEGELLPEVSDFFRNCHRDFQDDPVIESFRTGLRSIGSIRTPGRLLDVGPGTGIFLYLASKEFGWQPSGVDICNESAVKAKEEFDIDLEVGDFNTYPWPAASFDAITMLDVLEHTTDPLGSLRRAYELLEPGGALYVVVPNQHCLLTVILDRWIQMGGPMHTYFLERLYVSPHEYYFFPRTLRAFLEKAGFEVTDMRTGNVYLGRYRLPLWMRIPMEIVLQTGNLFGMGAKIMALARKP, from the coding sequence ATGACGACTGCATCTACCGCCTCATCAGGGTCCGCCGGAGCCTCGCCGATCTGCAATCTGTGCGGCTCGGCCGACATCGCGACCTATCACGACCAGGGCTGGCGCCGCGTGGTCGAGTGCCGCCGCTGCGGTCTCGTGTTCGTCGATCCGATGCCGACGTTCGAGCAGAAGGCCGAAATCGAGCGGCTCGCGTACGAGGGCGAACTTCTGCCGGAAGTCTCCGACTTCTTCCGCAACTGCCACCGCGACTTCCAGGACGATCCCGTCATCGAGTCGTTCCGCACCGGGCTGCGGTCGATCGGCTCGATCCGCACGCCCGGCCGCCTGCTCGACGTCGGCCCTGGCACCGGCATCTTCCTTTATCTGGCGAGCAAGGAATTCGGCTGGCAGCCGAGCGGCGTCGACATCTGCAACGAGAGCGCGGTCAAGGCGAAAGAAGAGTTCGACATCGACCTCGAGGTCGGCGACTTCAACACGTATCCGTGGCCGGCGGCGAGCTTCGATGCGATCACGATGCTCGACGTGCTCGAGCACACGACCGATCCACTCGGCTCGCTTCGCCGCGCGTACGAGTTGCTCGAGCCCGGCGGCGCGCTTTACGTCGTCGTGCCGAACCAGCACTGCCTGCTGACGGTGATCCTCGATCGCTGGATCCAGATGGGCGGCCCGATGCACACCTACTTCCTCGAGCGGCTCTACGTGTCGCCGCACGAATACTACTTCTTCCCGCGAACGCTGCGCGCGTTCCTCGAAAAAGCCGGCTTCGAAGTAACCGACATGCGAACCGGCAACGTCTATCTCGGCCGCTACCGCCTGCCGCTGTGGATGCGCATCCCGATGGAGATCGTGCTGCAGACCGGAAACCTCTTCGGCATGGGCGCCAAAATCATGGCACTGGCCCGCAAGCCGTAA
- a CDS encoding acyl-CoA desaturase — protein MKSPASNLTREQIDAIAIELDGIRDEILGDLGERDAAHIRRVVRLARASSIAGRSMLAFGFTPVSFGAGVALLSLGKILENMEIGHNVMHGQYDWMNDPSLDSKTYEWDNVCDSSQWRHYHNYEHHTFTNVLGKDRDVGYGIIRVSEDQYWHPKHLMQPVSNVLLSLLFQWGVGIHDMDPMRVMLGSKDDEESRAARAEFPAKWRQFLRKAGRQLFKDYVLFPLLTPWNAPRVLLGNLSANVIRNVWTNVIIFCGHFPEGTRVYTQEETATESRGDWYVRQMQGSANIEGSSWFHVMTGHLSHQIEHHLFPDLPAHRYPEIAGRVRDLCERNGLPYNTGSFAEQYGSVLSRIFRFALPTRATQAQTA, from the coding sequence ATGAAATCTCCTGCCAGCAATCTTACCCGCGAACAGATCGACGCGATCGCCATCGAGCTCGACGGCATCCGCGACGAAATCCTCGGCGACCTCGGCGAGCGCGACGCCGCGCACATCCGCCGGGTCGTGCGCCTTGCGCGTGCCAGCTCGATTGCCGGCCGCTCGATGCTCGCGTTCGGTTTCACTCCGGTAAGCTTCGGTGCAGGCGTTGCGCTGCTGTCGCTCGGCAAGATCCTCGAGAACATGGAGATCGGCCACAACGTCATGCACGGTCAGTACGACTGGATGAACGATCCGTCTCTCGATTCGAAAACCTACGAGTGGGACAACGTCTGCGATTCGTCGCAGTGGCGCCACTACCACAACTATGAGCACCACACGTTTACGAACGTGCTCGGAAAGGATCGCGACGTCGGCTACGGGATCATCCGCGTCAGTGAGGATCAGTACTGGCACCCGAAGCACCTCATGCAGCCGGTCAGCAACGTGCTGCTGTCGCTGCTGTTCCAGTGGGGCGTCGGAATCCACGACATGGATCCGATGCGCGTGATGCTCGGTTCGAAAGACGACGAGGAATCGAGGGCCGCGCGCGCCGAGTTTCCGGCCAAATGGCGGCAGTTCCTGCGCAAGGCCGGACGTCAGCTTTTCAAGGACTACGTGCTGTTTCCGCTGCTGACGCCGTGGAACGCGCCGCGCGTGCTGCTCGGCAACCTTTCCGCCAACGTCATCCGCAACGTCTGGACCAACGTGATCATCTTCTGCGGGCATTTCCCCGAAGGCACGCGCGTCTACACGCAGGAAGAGACGGCGACCGAGTCGCGCGGCGACTGGTACGTTCGCCAGATGCAGGGCTCGGCCAACATCGAAGGCAGCTCGTGGTTCCATGTGATGACCGGCCACCTGTCGCACCAGATCGAGCACCATCTTTTTCCGGACCTCCCTGCGCATCGGTACCCGGAAATTGCCGGACGCGTGCGCGACCTTTGCGAGCGAAACGGGCTTCCGTACAACACCGGGAGCTTCGCCGAACAGTACGGAAGCGTGCTTTCACGGATCTTCCGGTTCGCGTTGCCGACGCGTGCCACGCAGGCGCAGACGGCGTAA
- a CDS encoding FAD-binding oxidoreductase codes for MTTSANPEPPRTDGQPPRPSASPTGPSASPTGRSASSTGRSASLTRRSASPNGRSSWTRILSSPWLSPLNDTAAIDDLLGLVDPTWSVAAVRARVVSVNRETDDASTLVLRPNRLWLGHVAGQHVQLTVETGGRRHVRTFSISSPPRADGLVHVTVKRRAGGKVSSWLADSAAAGDVVTLSNPAGDFVLPPVLPPRIVLVSAGSGITPVMALLRTIVEAGGPTDVLFVHTSRSRRDVIFAHELETIARTHPRIEIRLHLTEESGRLDAAQISSIAAEAAGAPAFVCGPESFMTSVRSAWGSAGNAEHLRFEWFGAPARENIGGEAQSISAEHSGTRFTALAGQSLLVAAENAGLRPLYGCRIGVCHTCKCHKISGVTEDLRDGRISDEPGEMIQLCISTARSDVSIEI; via the coding sequence ATGACGACTTCAGCGAATCCCGAACCGCCGCGGACCGACGGCCAGCCTCCAAGGCCGAGCGCAAGCCCGACCGGTCCCTCCGCAAGCCCGACCGGCCGCTCCGCAAGCTCGACCGGCCGCTCCGCAAGCCTGACCCGTCGTTCCGCAAGCCCGAACGGCCGTTCCAGCTGGACCCGCATTCTGTCCAGCCCGTGGCTGAGCCCGCTCAACGATACGGCCGCCATCGACGACCTGCTCGGGCTCGTCGATCCGACCTGGTCGGTCGCCGCCGTACGCGCGCGCGTCGTTTCGGTGAATCGCGAGACCGACGATGCATCAACGCTCGTGCTGCGGCCGAACCGGCTGTGGCTTGGCCATGTGGCCGGACAGCACGTGCAGCTCACGGTCGAGACCGGAGGGCGGCGTCACGTGCGCACGTTCAGCATCTCGTCGCCGCCGCGTGCCGACGGCCTCGTCCACGTGACCGTCAAGCGCCGCGCCGGCGGCAAGGTTTCCAGCTGGCTCGCTGACAGCGCCGCGGCCGGTGACGTCGTCACGCTCAGCAACCCCGCCGGCGACTTCGTGCTGCCGCCGGTGTTGCCGCCGCGCATCGTCCTCGTCTCGGCCGGTAGCGGCATCACGCCGGTGATGGCGCTGCTGCGAACCATCGTCGAGGCCGGGGGACCGACGGATGTCCTGTTCGTGCACACGTCGCGCTCGCGCCGCGACGTCATTTTCGCGCACGAGCTCGAGACGATCGCGCGAACGCATCCCCGCATCGAGATCCGCCTGCACCTGACCGAAGAGAGCGGCCGTCTCGACGCCGCGCAGATCTCAAGCATTGCCGCCGAAGCCGCCGGCGCGCCGGCGTTCGTCTGCGGCCCGGAATCCTTCATGACGAGCGTGCGCTCGGCGTGGGGCAGCGCCGGCAACGCGGAGCATCTGCGCTTCGAATGGTTCGGTGCGCCCGCGCGCGAGAACATCGGAGGCGAAGCGCAGAGCATCAGCGCCGAACATTCCGGCACGCGCTTTACCGCGCTCGCCGGCCAGTCACTTCTCGTTGCAGCAGAAAACGCGGGTCTGCGGCCGCTTTATGGATGCCGCATCGGTGTCTGCCACACGTGCAAGTGCCACAAAATCTCCGGCGTCACCGAAGACCTTCGCGACGGGCGAATTTCCGATGAGCCGGGCGAGATGATCCAGCTCTGCATCTCGACCGCACGCTCCGACGTCTCGATCGAAATCTGA
- a CDS encoding flavin monoamine oxidase family protein — protein sequence MAKLTRRQFLEATAATAALAALRLPKNAEAAASRHVADVVVVGAGLAGLTAARRISEAGRSVIVLEARDRVGGRVLNHDLASGGYSELGGMFTGPTQDRIQALAAEVGVGTYPTYNTGNNVFYANGRREEFPSNTPLGTAPADPVVAPDIVASVALLDQLSTEIPVDSPWTATNALEYDRQTLDSWLRAHTSGSSEYMAVVSAATEAIFGCEPGELSLLYTLFYLAASGNEQNAGTFERNFNTAGGAQESRFVGGAQRIALNVADDLGDSIQLGKPVTKIVQGEDYVTVWSDRRRVRAKRVIVAIPPTLAGRIEYDPPLPALRDQLTQRMPQGSLMKFEAVYPTPFWRTAGLTGQVVSENGPIKVTFDTSPQDGSRGILMGFIGGSEARYWERQPAEDLKAACLAQLAIFFGSAASSPIETITFAWAEETWNRGCPVAVLGPGTLVDFGEALRQPVDRIHWAGTETSTYWNGYMDGAVRSGERAAEEVLAGLD from the coding sequence GTGGCGAAGTTAACTCGTCGGCAGTTCCTCGAAGCGACCGCGGCAACGGCTGCGCTCGCAGCGCTGCGTCTTCCGAAAAACGCCGAGGCGGCAGCCAGCCGCCACGTCGCTGATGTGGTCGTCGTCGGCGCCGGTCTCGCCGGGCTTACGGCAGCGCGCCGCATCAGCGAAGCCGGTCGCTCGGTGATCGTGCTGGAAGCGCGCGATCGCGTCGGCGGCCGCGTCCTCAACCACGATCTCGCAAGCGGCGGCTACAGCGAGCTCGGCGGAATGTTCACCGGTCCCACGCAGGACCGCATCCAGGCTCTCGCTGCAGAAGTCGGCGTCGGTACGTATCCGACCTACAACACCGGCAACAACGTGTTTTATGCGAACGGACGTCGCGAAGAGTTCCCGAGCAACACGCCGCTAGGCACCGCGCCGGCCGACCCCGTTGTCGCGCCCGACATCGTCGCGTCGGTTGCGCTGCTCGACCAGCTGTCCACCGAAATTCCGGTGGACAGTCCGTGGACCGCGACCAATGCGCTCGAGTACGACCGCCAGACCCTCGACTCGTGGCTGCGTGCGCATACGAGCGGAAGCAGCGAGTACATGGCGGTGGTTTCGGCAGCGACCGAAGCGATCTTCGGCTGCGAGCCCGGCGAGCTCTCGCTGCTCTACACGCTGTTCTACCTCGCGGCATCGGGCAACGAGCAGAACGCCGGCACCTTCGAGCGCAACTTCAATACCGCCGGCGGCGCGCAGGAAAGCCGTTTCGTCGGCGGCGCGCAGCGCATTGCGCTGAACGTCGCCGACGATCTCGGTGACAGCATCCAGCTCGGGAAACCGGTCACGAAGATCGTCCAGGGCGAAGACTACGTGACGGTCTGGTCGGATCGGCGCCGCGTTCGCGCGAAGCGCGTGATCGTCGCGATCCCGCCGACGCTCGCGGGGCGCATCGAGTACGATCCGCCGCTGCCGGCGCTTCGCGACCAGCTCACGCAGCGGATGCCGCAAGGCTCGTTGATGAAGTTCGAGGCCGTCTACCCGACACCGTTCTGGCGCACGGCCGGCCTGACCGGTCAGGTCGTCAGCGAGAACGGGCCGATCAAGGTCACGTTCGATACCTCGCCGCAGGACGGCAGCCGCGGAATCCTGATGGGCTTCATCGGCGGCAGCGAAGCGCGCTACTGGGAGCGACAGCCTGCGGAGGATCTCAAAGCTGCATGCCTCGCCCAGCTCGCGATCTTCTTCGGCAGTGCAGCGTCATCGCCGATCGAAACCATCACGTTCGCATGGGCGGAGGAGACCTGGAATCGCGGATGTCCGGTGGCCGTCCTCGGCCCAGGCACGCTCGTCGATTTCGGTGAAGCCCTGCGCCAACCGGTGGACCGCATTCACTGGGCCGGAACGGAAACGTCGACGTACTGGAACGGATACATGGACGGTGCCGTCCGCTCGGGCGAGCGCGCAGCCGAAGAAGTGCTCGCAGGGCTCGACTGA